The following proteins are encoded in a genomic region of Triticum dicoccoides isolate Atlit2015 ecotype Zavitan chromosome 1B, WEW_v2.0, whole genome shotgun sequence:
- the LOC119335557 gene encoding glutamyl-tRNA reductase 1, chloroplastic — MMAGATSATAAAGAFAAAAAGAKVRGSAAVCPWVVAAGGRRRSGVVRCDAGGDAQAASKLASITTLEQFKISADRYMKEKSSIAVIGLSVHTAPVDMREKLAVAEELWPRAISELTSLNHIEEAAVLSTCNRMEIYVVALSWNRGIREVVDWMSKKSGIPASELREHLFMLRDSDATRHLFEVSAGLDSLVLGEGQILAQVKQVVRNGQNSGGLGKNIDRMFKDAITAGKRVRCETNISAGAVSVSSAAVELAMMKLPKSECLSARMLLIGAGKMGKLVVKHLIAKGCKKVVVVNRSVERVDAIREEMKDIEIVYRPLTEMYEAAADADVVFTSTASESLLFTKEHAEALPPISLAVGGVRLFVDISVPRNVGACVSEVEHARVYNVDDLKEVVEANKEDRVRKAMEAQTIITQELKRFEAWRDSLETVPTIKKLRSYADRIRASELEKCLQKIGEDNLNKKMRRSIEELSTGIVNKLLHGPLQHLRCDGSDSRTLDETLENMHALNRMFNLDTEKAVLEQKIKAKVEKTQS; from the exons ATGATGGCGGGAGCGACGTCAGCCACGGCCGCCGCGGGCGCattcgccgccgccgcagccggcgCCAAGGTGCGGGGGTCCGCCGCCGTGTGCCCGTGGGTCGTCGCCGCCGGCGGCCGGAGGCGGTCCGGCGTCGTGCGCTGCGACGCCGGCGGGGATGCCCAGGCGGCGTCCAAGTTGGCCAGCATCACCACGCTCGAGCAGTTCAAGATCTCTGCGGACC GGTATATGAAGGAAAAGAGTAGCATCGCTGTAATAGGCCTCAGCGTACACACAGCACCAGTGGACATGCGTGAAAAACTTGCTGTTGCAGAGGAACTATGGCCCCGTGCTATTTCAGAACTCACCAGTCTGAATCATATTGAAGAGGCTGCTGTTCTTAGTACCTGCAACAGAATGGAAATATATGTGGTGGCTTTATCGTGGAACCGTGGTATTAGAGAAGtagtggactggatgtcaaag AAAAGCGGAATCCCTGCTTCCGAGCTAAGGGAGCATCTCTTTATGTTGCGTGACAGTGATGCCACACGCCATCTGTTTGAGGTATCCGCTGGGCTTGACTCTTTGGTTCTTGGAGAAGGACAAATCCTTGCTCAAGTTAAACAAGTTGTCAGAAatgggcaaaacagtggaggcttgGGAAAGAACATTGATAGGATGTTCAAGGATGCAATCACAGCTGGAAAGCGCGTCCGCTGTGAGACCAACATATCAGCTGGTGCTGTGTCTGTCAGTTCGGCTGCAGTTGAATTGGCCATGATGAAGCTTCCAAAGTCTGAATGCTTGTCAGCTAGGATGCTTTTGATTGGTGCTGGCAAAATGGGAAAATTAGTGGTCAAACATTTGATTGCCAAAGGATGCAAGAAGGTTGTTGTGGTGAACCGTTCAGTGGAAAGGGTGGATGCCATTCGCGAAGAGATGAAAGATATTGAGATTGTGTACAGGCCTCTTACAGAGATGTATGAAGCCGCTGCTGACGCTGATGTCGTGTTCACAAGCACCGCATCTGAATCCTTATTATTCACGAAGGAGCATGCAGAGGCGCTTCCTCCTATTTCTCTTGCTGTGGGTGGTGTTCGGCTTTTCGTCGACATATCTGTCCCAAGGAATGTCGGTGCCTGTGTATCTGAGGTGGAGCATGCACGGGTATACAATGTCGACGACTTGAAAGAGGTGGTGGAAGCCAATAAGGAAGACCGTGTCAGGAAAGCAATGGAGGCCCAAACAATCATTACCCAAGAGCTGAAACGGTTCGAGGCTTGGAGGGACTCACTGGAGACGGTTCCGACCATCAAAAAGCTGAGGTCGTACGCCGACAGGATCAGGGCATCTGAGCTCGAGAAGTGCCTGCAGAAGATCGGGGAAGACAATCTCAACAAGAAGATGAGAAGGTCCATCGAGGAGCTGAGCACGGGTATAGTGAACAAGCTCCTTCACGGCCCACTGCAGCACCTGAGATGCGACGGCAGCGACAGCCGCACCCTGGACGAAACGCTGGAGAACATGCACGCCCTCAACAGAATGTTCAACCTCGACACGGAGAAGGCGGTCCTTGAGCAGAAGATCAAGGCCAAGGTAGAGAAGACCCAAAGCTGA